One genomic region from Ptychodera flava strain L36383 chromosome 14, AS_Pfla_20210202, whole genome shotgun sequence encodes:
- the LOC139149354 gene encoding kanadaptin-like, producing MAASIKMEPPQTTGNNDENAASEDKASSVKTSDMMTGQDMQSETRKSDPQEKSSVEFKAPSFHVPSLKLARKAKQPSRPPVNSATAKNPDDIELESNLTKGKADGDHNERIQNQNTEGQSSEEKLATASTSNKRSLKSPAELLVPPPPLPYKEPQWSGLPESNYSLDVLKNGCIISNISLNDKPFHVFGRLDVCDVPLEHPSVSRYHAILQYRAFDDDEHSKGFYLYDLNSTHGTIMNKSQLSSKTYYRMRVGHMFKLGGSSRNYILQGPEEDQEEESQYSVTELKEMRQKQMEKLEALEKDEADDYADERIKHKQEIMKEEEDVGIDWGMGDDAIEEDTSENPFAVIEPKEPLDLKDPKKTLRGFFEREGEELEYETDEKGFGHNRQFVCRVRLPIDDANGQPIYAEAAVSGKKKEAVLACALEACQILDNHGLLRQATHESKKRKTKNWEEEDYYDSDDDTFLDRTGMIEKKRLQRMKRAGKEESVVETYDSLLTKFAAVEKEVDDIEKQLAEKEALADAEMAGSEDALDAFMKSIKEGKGTDKVSRSKLKLKLFDLRKEKARLEKLMKIAKPTVLPPLVRPAASPTKKSEATRSVMVGKMPMIGSMKRGKISFKKFKTEVSSTTTMTTKQEAPDEEEEEEDEEMEKADERSAFPVAMETSRAQVEKDSMVSRESHSTAIPEDVSEPEEISEHEKSSLTDQEIKPDVPQMKTTTSHDTYMEETEGEIYAADQPSQNSTKSAEKKQDKKPSHTVLSYDLDADDEHCATWLPPEGQTGDGRTHLNDKYGY from the exons ATGGCTGCGTCCATAAAGATGGAACCTCCACAAACGACAGGGAATAATGACGAAAATGCAGCTAGTGAAGATAAAGCGTCCAGTGTAAAGACTTCAGACATGATGACGGGACAAGACATGCAATCAGAGACTCGGAAGAGTGATCCACAGGAAAAATCAAGCGTTGAATTCAAGGCTCCAAGTTTTCACGTGCCTTCTTTGAAACTCGCCAGGAAAGCAAAACAACCCTCTCGACCTCCTGTGAACTCTGCCACTGCTAAGAATCCAGATGATATTGAattggagtccaatttgactaaAGGTAAAGCTGATGGAGACCATAATGAACggattcaaaatcaaaatactgAAGGTCAGAGCAGTGAAGAAAAGCTCGCTACAGCGTCTACGTCAAACAAACGTAGTTTGAAATCACCTGCAGAACTTCTTGTACCGCCGCCTCCGCTGCCTTACAAAGAGCCACAGTGGAGTGGACTACCAGAGTCAAATTATTCTCTTGACGTGTTAAAAAACGGCTGTATCAtatcaaatatttcattaaatgaCAAGCCCTTCCATGTGTTTGGACGCCTTGACGTTTGTGACGTTCCATTAGAGCACCCGTCAGTTTCCCGTTATCACGCCATTCTACAGTACAGAGCGTTCGATGATGACGAACATTCAAAGGGGTTTTATCTGTATGATTTGAACAGTACACACGGTACAATAATGAACAAAAGCCAACTAAGTTCGAAAACCTATTACAGGATGAGAGTCGGACACATGTTTAAACTTGGAGGAAGTTCTAGAAATTACATACTGCAG GGACCTGAAGAAGACCAAGAGGAGGAATCTCAGTATTCAGTGACTGAATTGAAAGAGATGAGACAGAAACAGATGGAGAAATTAGAAGCCCTTGAGAAAGATGAAGCAGACGATTATGCAGATGAGCGAATAAAGCATAAGCAAGAAATCATGAAAGAAGAAGAGGATGTTGGGATTGACTGGGGAATGG GTGATGATGCCATTGAGGAAGACACGTCAGAAAACCCATTTGCTGTCATAGAACCTAAGGAGCCGTTGGACTTGAAAGATCCAAAGAAAACGTTGCGTGGTTTCTTTGAAAGGGAAG GGGAAGAACTAGAGTATGAGACTGATGAGAAAGGGTTTGGTCACAATCGTCAGTTTGTTTGCAGAGTTAG ATTACCCATTGATGATGCCAATGGACAACCCATCTATGCTGAAGCTGCCGTCTCCGGGAAGAAAAAAGAAGCTGTGCTTGCCTGTGCTTTGGAAGCATGCCAGATACTGGACAACCATGGACTTCTGCGACAAGCCACACACG AGAGTAAGAAGAGGAAAACAAAGAACTGGGAGGAGGAAGACTACTATGACAGTGATGACGATACATTCCTTGACAGAACTGGAATGATTGAGAAGAAAAGATTACAGAGAATGAAAAGAGCTGGTAAAGAAGAGAGTGTGGTTGAGACATACGACTCTCTG cTGACAAAATTTGCTGCTGTTGAGAAAGAAGTTGATGACATTGAGAAACAGCTAGCCGAGAAAGAAGCAT TGGCAGATGCTGAGATGGCAGGCAGTGAGGACGCCCTCGATGCATTCATGAAATCCATCAAGGAGGGCAAGGGAACTGACAAAGTCTCCAGGTCAAAGCTCAAACTGAAACTCTTTGACCTCAGAAAGGAGAAAGCAAGATTGGAAAAATTGATGAAGATAGCCAAACCTACAGTATTGCCACCTTTAGTCAG GCCTGCAGCATCGCCGACAAAGAAGAGTGAAGCAACAAGATCTGTGATGGTTGGCAAGATGCCAATGATTGGTTCCATGAAACGTGGAAAGATATCATTCAAGAAATTCAAAACTGAG GTTTCAAGCACAACCACAATGACGACAAAACAGGAAGCCCcagatgaagaagaagaagaagaggatgaGGAGATGGAAAAGGCAGATGAAAGAAGTGCTTTtcctgttgccatggaaacctcTAGGGCACAAGTTGAAAAGGATTCCATGGTTTCTAGAG AGAGCCATTCAACAGCAATACCTGAGGATGTCAGTGAGCCAGAAGAGATCAGTGAACATGAAAAATCATCATTGACAGATCAGGAAATAAAACCGGATGTTCCACAGATGAAAACTACTACCAGTCATGATACGTACATGGAAGAAACAGAAGGTGAAATATATGCAGCTGATCAACCAAGTCAGAATTCCACAAAGTCTGCTGAGAAGAAACAGGACAAGAAACCCAGCCATACTGTTTTGAGTTATGATCTGGATGCAGATGATGAGCATTGTGCAACATGGCTTCCACCTGAAG GTCAAACTGGTGATGGCAGGACTCATCTGAATGACAAGTATGGATATTAA
- the LOC139149343 gene encoding uncharacterized protein, with protein MATLGNTRQLRQRPIHKKICPNVRSILQGQPKSRSKPKWKLLPPDIFIRIFSFVSPSDRCNLRIVNSTFKGIIDHPTNWTSKSIRLCNVQRYDDNAWQLIETRNLRCIELGKLSKKNFKKFSKKINCLRKLRVMGPMKVSHLQSLQCQKEWLREFTIRDSSLLSDTELIQGITHFKQLTKLELGNINSLRNESLKGLVKLKNLQSLTLCKANTPYQYGFQITGSGLQYVLFRLPNLRSLTLFAVNGMDFSLSTVFTSPYENPGLEENDNEVDLGNSPEGEVCEDKPLTQLNLETLNLPFSLNFPLSDLALKQLETVTNLSLHESYLLRRRDLSKHDVMRIFKRLKTVKKLDLSSSNCQNEVLANLPSTVEWLDLRDCYSVSILGIHSLAEVVGPKLKYLGLALCNRLSAPLISSFSRLFPNLEELDLSCCRAVTTAHFKVFLQLKRLRILRLVGCPQITEDSIQKAREESQNRILITGPYYIYKKDKR; from the exons ATGGCAACACTGGGAAATACTAGGCAACTCCGACAGAGGCCTATCCATAAGAAGATCTGTCCTAATGTTCGTAGTATTTTACAGGGCCAACCAAAGTCAAGATCAAAACCAAAGTGGAAGTTACTTCCACCAGATATCTTTATTCGTATATTTTCATTCGTGAGTCCCAGTGACAGGTGCAACTTGCGAATTGTTAACAGCACCTTCAAGGGCATAATTGACCACCCTACGAATTGGACATCAAAGTCTATTCGACTCTGCAATGTGCAGAGGTACGATGACAATGCTTGGCAGTTGATTGAGACCCGGAACTTGAGATGCATAGAACTTGGTAAACTGAGCAAGAAAAACTTCAAGAAGTTTTCAAAGAAGATCAATTGCTTGAGGAAACTTCGAGTGATGGGACCCATGAAGGTATCTCATTTACAATCACTTCAATGCCAGAAGGAGTGGCTACGTGAATTCACAATCAGGGATAGCAGCCTACTGTCTGACACCGAGCTGATACAGGGCATCACACACTTTAAACAGCTGACAAAGCTAGAACTCGGAAATATCAACAGTCTTAGGAATGAATCTCTGAAGGGTCTTGTTAAGTTGAAGAATCTTCAGTCCCTAACTCTGTGCAAGGCAAACACACCTTACCAGTACGGCTTCCAAATAACAGGTTCAGGACTGCAGTATGTTCTTTTCAGACTACCCAATTTGCGATCACTGACGCTGTTTGCTGTAAATGGTATGGATTTCAGCTTGTCCACAGTATTTACATCCCCCTATGAAAATCCTGGTCttgaagaaaatgacaatgaaGTTGATCTGGGCAATTCTCCTGAAG GTGAAGTTTGTGAAGACAAGCCTCTTACTCAACTGAATCTGGAAACCCTGAACCTGCCATTTTCACTGAATTTTCCCCTGAGTGACTTGGCACTGAAACAGCTGGAGACTGTGACCAATCTCTCTCTGCATGAATCATACTTGCTGCGTAGGAGAGATCTCAGCAAACATGACGTCATGCGTATATTCAAACGGCTGAAAACTGTGAAGAAGCTGGACCTCTCAT CTTCTAATTGTCAAAATGAAGTCCTGGCGAATCTTCCATCCACCGTTGAATGGTTGGATTTGAGAGATTGCTACAGTGTGTCTATCCTTGGTATCCATTCTCTTGCCGAGGTCGTCGGTCCTAAGCTGAAGTATCTAGGACTAGCTCTGTGTAACCGGCTTTCAGCACCGCTAATTTCTTCCTTCAGTAGACTCTTCCCTAACCTAGAGGAACTTGACCTGAG TTGTTGCAGGGCGGTCACAACCGCACACTTCAAGGTGTTCTTGCAGCTGAAGAGATTGAGGATCTTGAGACTAGTGGGATGCCCTCAAATCACGGAGGACTCCATCCAGAAAGCCAGAGAAGAATCACAAAACAGAATTCTGATCACAGGACCTTACTACATCTACAAAAAGGATAAAAGATAG